A genomic region of Catalinimonas niigatensis contains the following coding sequences:
- a CDS encoding polysaccharide biosynthesis protein, with translation MIDLNQKHILITCGTGSYGQALTEKLLFQFPHVKAVTVFSRDEYKQYQMQRKFPTAKFSALQYINGDIRDQEALLQVTKEVDVIIHTAALKQNISGEKYADEFIKTNVDGTRNLIKAALQNNVQQVLGLSTDKAVYPTTLYGASKLCAEKLLLAANTYRENACLFSVLRLGNLFGSRGSISSDLKDKFSENTITITDPEMTRFSLTMEESIVQTMRVLEEMKGGEIFIPKMFAYQLGAFILALKQDAKILSTGPRLTEKLHEITLSSEESRYTVEWENFYVFVSPQARSYSDWQKKGRLVPHDFEMNSFSAPRLSTDTLKQLISIHK, from the coding sequence ATGATAGACCTGAATCAAAAACATATACTCATCACTTGTGGTACAGGATCTTACGGGCAGGCATTGACTGAAAAGCTTTTGTTTCAATTTCCACACGTGAAGGCAGTTACCGTTTTCTCACGTGATGAATACAAGCAGTACCAGATGCAACGTAAATTTCCTACAGCAAAATTCTCAGCTTTACAATATATTAATGGCGATATACGGGATCAGGAGGCGCTACTGCAAGTTACAAAAGAAGTAGATGTCATCATTCATACTGCGGCGCTTAAGCAAAACATCAGCGGAGAGAAGTATGCCGATGAGTTTATCAAGACTAATGTGGATGGCACACGCAATCTGATCAAGGCAGCGCTGCAAAATAATGTACAACAAGTGCTTGGACTATCTACGGATAAAGCAGTATATCCCACCACTCTGTACGGCGCTTCCAAACTGTGTGCAGAAAAACTATTGCTGGCTGCCAATACGTACCGGGAAAATGCTTGCCTATTCTCAGTGCTGCGTTTGGGCAATCTTTTTGGCTCCAGAGGCTCCATCTCTTCCGATCTGAAGGATAAGTTTAGTGAAAATACCATCACAATTACCGACCCGGAGATGACTCGCTTTAGTCTGACCATGGAAGAAAGCATCGTCCAGACAATGAGGGTATTAGAGGAAATGAAAGGCGGAGAGATATTTATTCCCAAGATGTTCGCTTACCAATTGGGAGCGTTTATTCTTGCCCTTAAACAGGATGCAAAAATATTAAGTACCGGCCCACGCCTGACAGAAAAACTCCATGAGATCACACTTTCCTCAGAAGAGTCCAGGTATACGGTGGAATGGGAGAACTTCTATGTGTTTGTTTCGCCTCAGGCCCGATCGTATTCTGACTGGCAAAAAAAAGGAAGACTTGTGCCCCATGATTTTGAAATGAATTCTTTCTCGGCACCCAGATTAAGTACAGATACCCTGAAACAATTGATCAGTATCCATAAATAA
- a CDS encoding glycosyltransferase family 2 protein gives MKNDVLVTVYITNYNYGKYITQAIESVLHQTLDDFEIIIIDDGSTDNSREIIERYASHSRIRVIFQKNKGLNVTNNIALRVAKGKYIMRLDADDFLDQNALLVMSNALERDEALGLVFPDYYITDETGQVESIHKRHDFNKDVSLLDQAAHGACTMIRSRFLKELGGYNEDYSCQDGYELWVKFTAQHKVSNINTPLFYYRQHGNNLTKSENRILNTRADINRDYVKFDQEKLNTLAIIPVRDANSINNTLAFTLLDDKTFLEHKIDQALLSENIRQVIVSSPDVKVKQFVQEHYHDRVMFVSRPSEQARLNVGLVGTVNHILKQEAISTMQPSAIVVLAIEFPFVSAATLDNAINTLFLFNSDSLISVRPDTHLFFQHHGHGMQTILNQDKFTKLEREALYKYTGGISVTKTLLFTEQQQFITGKVGHVVIDQQSSLGIFSEYDLKLARLLVKHEKAQA, from the coding sequence ATGAAAAATGATGTGCTAGTCACCGTATACATTACCAATTATAATTATGGCAAGTACATTACCCAGGCCATAGAAAGTGTGCTGCACCAAACCCTGGATGACTTTGAGATCATCATCATTGATGATGGCTCTACGGACAATTCCCGGGAGATTATAGAACGCTATGCGTCACATTCCAGGATCAGGGTGATCTTTCAGAAAAACAAAGGGCTGAATGTGACCAATAACATTGCCCTGAGGGTAGCCAAAGGCAAGTACATCATGCGTCTGGATGCCGACGATTTTCTGGACCAGAACGCGCTCCTGGTAATGTCAAATGCGCTGGAAAGAGATGAAGCGTTGGGATTGGTATTTCCTGACTATTACATTACCGATGAAACCGGTCAGGTGGAATCCATCCACAAGCGCCATGACTTTAATAAGGATGTATCTCTGCTGGATCAGGCGGCTCACGGTGCCTGTACCATGATCAGAAGCAGATTTTTGAAAGAACTAGGTGGATACAATGAAGATTACAGCTGTCAGGACGGGTATGAGCTTTGGGTAAAGTTTACGGCACAACACAAAGTATCCAACATCAATACACCTCTTTTTTACTATCGCCAGCACGGCAACAATCTCACTAAGAGTGAAAACCGAATCCTGAACACTAGGGCTGATATCAACCGTGATTATGTAAAATTTGACCAGGAAAAGTTAAACACCCTGGCAATTATTCCGGTAAGGGATGCTAATTCCATCAATAATACCCTTGCTTTTACGCTGCTGGATGATAAAACTTTCCTGGAACACAAAATAGATCAGGCCCTGTTGTCAGAAAATATCCGTCAGGTCATTGTCAGCTCGCCTGATGTGAAGGTCAAGCAATTTGTGCAGGAACATTATCATGATCGGGTGATGTTTGTCAGCAGGCCCAGCGAACAGGCCCGGCTCAATGTAGGACTGGTAGGCACTGTAAATCATATTCTGAAACAGGAAGCTATCAGTACAATGCAGCCTTCAGCCATCGTAGTGCTAGCCATTGAATTTCCTTTCGTTAGCGCCGCTACTTTGGACAATGCTATCAATACCTTGTTTCTCTTCAATTCCGATTCATTGATTAGCGTACGGCCCGATACACACCTGTTTTTTCAACATCATGGTCACGGTATGCAGACGATTCTGAACCAGGATAAATTCACCAAATTGGAAAGGGAAGCACTTTACAAATATACCGGGGGTATTTCCGTTACCAAGACTTTGTTGTTTACTGAACAGCAGCAATTTATTACAGGCAAGGTAGGGCATGTGGTGATTGACCAGCAATCCAGTCTGGGGATTTTCAGTGAGTATGATTTGAAACTCGCCCGTCTGCTGGTAAAACATGAAAAAGCACAAGCCTGA
- a CDS encoding class I SAM-dependent methyltransferase: protein MKHSQNQYYCYVCDSTDHREVSRLHQKPKGETDYGIPDSKYDRVITQCLHCTVYTNQHDLLSSAMYEGDYNASIALGDIRERYDKVMNLAPEKSDNRQRVKRITDFLLSKNLALKDCDVLDVGSGTCVFLGALQEAGPRCACVDPDPKAIAHAKEYVGIPLAHCGTLENFPTDNTFDLITFNKVLEHVKDPVSMLQESGRLLKKDGFVYVELPEGGRADQQGIAAERQEFFVEHYTVFNETSFHELAHRAGFEAHQLNIITEPSGKLTIYGFLSKKK, encoded by the coding sequence ATGAAGCATTCACAAAATCAATATTATTGTTACGTCTGTGATTCTACCGACCATCGGGAGGTTAGCAGGCTACACCAAAAGCCCAAGGGTGAAACCGACTATGGTATACCTGACAGCAAGTATGACAGAGTCATTACCCAATGTCTACATTGTACGGTTTACACCAACCAGCATGATTTGCTCAGCAGCGCCATGTATGAAGGGGATTATAACGCCAGTATAGCCCTTGGCGATATCCGCGAGCGATACGACAAGGTGATGAACCTTGCTCCCGAAAAGTCAGACAACCGACAGCGGGTGAAGCGCATTACTGACTTTTTGCTTTCTAAAAATCTTGCATTGAAAGACTGTGATGTACTGGACGTGGGGAGTGGCACCTGTGTATTTCTGGGCGCACTACAGGAAGCAGGACCTCGTTGTGCCTGTGTAGATCCTGATCCTAAAGCCATCGCCCATGCCAAAGAATACGTTGGAATACCACTGGCACATTGTGGCACCTTAGAAAATTTCCCGACAGACAATACATTTGATCTGATCACCTTTAATAAGGTGTTGGAACATGTGAAAGATCCGGTAAGTATGCTGCAGGAATCGGGCAGACTACTTAAAAAAGATGGTTTTGTCTATGTAGAGCTTCCTGAAGGTGGCCGTGCCGATCAGCAAGGGATTGCGGCTGAAAGACAGGAATTTTTTGTAGAACACTATACCGTTTTCAATGAAACCTCATTTCATGAGTTGGCGCATAGAGCTGGATTTGAGGCTCATCAGCTAAACATTATCACAGAACCCAGCGGCAAACTGACGATCTATGGTTTTCTTTCAAAAAAGAAATAA
- a CDS encoding N-acetylneuraminate synthase family protein encodes MKHPWKGKYGPLLIAEIGGNHEGNFDYALKLTDLAIESGADYIKYQLYSGDSLVSRLEGAQRNAHFKKFELSQEQFIKLANRCKAAHVGFMASVWNPDYLDWIDEHMSIYKIGSGDLTAYSVIREIAKRGKPMILSTGLATLQEVLETVAFIQSLDDRYKEPDFLSILQCTSMYPIEFKDANLAVMHLLRQATQLPVGYSDHTEGYRALEIAAAMGAEILEFHFTDEREGKSFRDHKVSLTKDEVLALGKKIEEIRSLEGHYLKRPLEVEAEHRVSFRRAVYPSRDLTAGTVIKAEDLVSLRPNHGIDARDFDQLIGKKLKTDVQAHQKLAWEFFEA; translated from the coding sequence ATGAAGCATCCCTGGAAAGGTAAATATGGCCCTCTTTTGATCGCCGAAATCGGGGGTAACCATGAAGGTAATTTTGATTATGCGCTAAAACTCACCGATCTGGCCATTGAATCAGGAGCAGACTATATCAAATACCAGCTGTATAGCGGTGATTCTCTGGTCAGCCGTCTGGAAGGAGCGCAGCGCAATGCCCATTTCAAAAAGTTTGAACTCTCTCAGGAGCAGTTTATCAAGCTGGCAAATAGATGTAAAGCTGCCCATGTCGGTTTCATGGCTTCGGTCTGGAATCCTGATTATCTGGACTGGATAGATGAGCACATGAGTATTTACAAGATAGGCTCGGGTGATCTCACTGCCTATTCTGTCATCAGAGAAATTGCCAAGAGAGGCAAGCCCATGATTCTCTCTACCGGCCTGGCTACTTTACAGGAAGTGCTGGAAACGGTAGCTTTTATCCAATCTTTGGACGACAGATACAAAGAACCTGACTTTCTTTCTATTTTACAGTGTACTTCTATGTACCCTATTGAATTTAAGGATGCTAATTTAGCAGTGATGCACTTATTGAGGCAGGCTACCCAACTTCCGGTAGGCTATTCCGATCATACCGAAGGTTACAGGGCATTGGAGATTGCTGCCGCCATGGGTGCTGAAATTCTGGAATTTCACTTTACCGACGAACGTGAAGGGAAAAGTTTCCGTGACCATAAAGTTTCGTTGACCAAAGATGAAGTGCTGGCTTTAGGCAAAAAAATTGAAGAGATTCGCAGCCTGGAAGGACATTACCTGAAACGTCCGCTGGAAGTAGAAGCAGAACATCGGGTGAGCTTCCGCCGGGCAGTCTATCCTTCACGTGATCTTACTGCCGGCACAGTGATCAAAGCGGAAGACCTGGTAAGTCTGCGTCCCAATCATGGCATTGATGCCCGGGATTTTGATCAGTTGATTGGAAAAAAATTAAAGACTGATGTACAGGCACATCAAAAATTAGCATGGGAGTTTTTTGAAGCATGA
- a CDS encoding cytidylyltransferase domain-containing protein — MHIGCIILARYNSRRLPGKALKTVGEKPILLQIYQALGKHFLNHEIVIATSSSSGDDPIAAFCKQHQIQCYRGSLDKVAERFYHCAKHYAFDYAFRINGDNLFVESNSIARMIATVKQDASFGFLTNVKDRTYPFGMSVELLNTEFYGRCLDNFKDDPRYQEHVTLYLYEQENIGKRKYFYNTEFPEAKGAHLAIDTEQDFEIAKLIYESMPMPTNTPSLKDLITYYQQAKKKYEASLER, encoded by the coding sequence ATGCATATAGGTTGCATTATTTTAGCCCGTTATAACTCCCGTCGTCTACCTGGTAAAGCACTAAAGACCGTGGGAGAAAAGCCTATACTCCTACAGATCTATCAGGCGCTGGGCAAGCATTTTTTAAATCATGAAATTGTCATTGCCACCTCCTCCTCTTCTGGCGATGACCCGATAGCAGCCTTTTGCAAACAGCATCAGATACAATGTTACCGGGGAAGTCTGGACAAGGTTGCAGAACGTTTTTATCATTGTGCCAAACACTATGCCTTTGACTATGCTTTTCGTATCAACGGAGATAATCTTTTTGTAGAAAGCAACAGTATTGCTCGGATGATTGCAACGGTAAAACAGGATGCTTCTTTTGGCTTTCTAACCAATGTAAAGGACAGGACTTATCCATTCGGTATGAGCGTTGAACTGCTTAATACTGAATTTTATGGAAGATGTCTGGACAATTTCAAGGATGACCCTCGTTATCAGGAGCATGTGACGCTCTATTTATATGAGCAGGAAAACATTGGCAAAAGAAAATACTTTTACAATACTGAGTTTCCCGAAGCGAAAGGAGCACATCTGGCGATTGATACCGAGCAGGATTTTGAAATCGCAAAATTGATTTATGAATCAATGCCAATGCCTACGAATACTCCATCACTCAAGGATTTGATCACTTATTATCAGCAAGCCAAAAAGAAGTATGAAGCATCCCTGGAAAGGTAA
- a CDS encoding acyltransferase — protein sequence MANQQLRKHIKPTLSDKYRIWKIRQKLGACGSDVYFEKNTAFMRYPHLISIGDNVIVKEGAKICPCNEQASVSIGHNTTIGYHTFIFASASISIGNDCQIAPFVYLVDSDHAIAKDQLMNQQPNLTAPIKIGNDVWIATGAKILRGVTIHDGAVIAAGAVVREDVQAYEIVGGIPAKHLGVRE from the coding sequence ATGGCAAATCAACAACTTCGTAAACACATTAAACCTACCCTTTCAGATAAGTACCGTATCTGGAAAATCAGGCAGAAGTTAGGCGCTTGTGGCTCGGATGTATATTTTGAAAAGAATACAGCATTCATGCGCTATCCGCATCTGATTTCCATTGGCGACAATGTGATTGTAAAGGAAGGTGCCAAGATATGCCCCTGCAATGAGCAGGCTTCGGTAAGTATTGGCCATAATACGACGATCGGCTATCATACCTTTATTTTTGCTTCAGCCTCCATCAGCATTGGCAATGACTGCCAGATTGCCCCCTTTGTATATCTGGTAGACAGCGATCATGCCATCGCCAAAGATCAATTGATGAACCAGCAACCCAACCTTACTGCCCCTATCAAGATAGGGAACGACGTATGGATAGCTACTGGTGCCAAAATTCTAAGGGGAGTAACCATTCACGACGGAGCCGTAATTGCCGCAGGAGCCGTAGTGCGGGAAGATGTTCAAGCTTACGAAATTGTGGGAGGCATACCCGCCAAACATCTGGGTGTCCGGGAGTAA